In Deinococcus maricopensis DSM 21211, one genomic interval encodes:
- a CDS encoding AfsR/SARP family transcriptional regulator translates to MTALTVRALGHADVLHDAQPIKWGAESARDLVFYLLSSPDGRHREEIIEALWHADPDARTGNRFRVALHRARTALGGTDTIVEAHGRYRLADDVLRASDIYRMYEALEEADRAEGDARAFALNRAIEAYGGAFLPHVQAEWAHAAREEHCAAYVRARLERSLLHCEHLHCDLAVQDLTAALKTDPFIGENHHQKLMTCLTVVEDKYAATEHYRRFAKFLHDDLGDTPMPETRALAERVKTGEHICVRGASGAPAPARAHRCPLTPDGQCHGTYAQLLQLL, encoded by the coding sequence ATGACTGCCCTGACCGTTCGTGCCCTCGGCCACGCCGACGTCCTCCATGACGCCCAGCCCATCAAGTGGGGCGCCGAAAGCGCGCGCGACCTCGTGTTCTACCTGCTGTCCAGCCCGGACGGCCGCCACCGTGAGGAGATCATCGAGGCGCTGTGGCACGCCGACCCGGACGCGCGCACCGGCAACCGCTTCCGCGTGGCGCTTCACCGCGCCCGCACGGCGCTGGGCGGCACCGACACGATCGTGGAGGCGCACGGCCGTTACCGCCTCGCCGACGACGTCCTGCGGGCGAGCGACATCTACCGCATGTACGAAGCGCTGGAGGAAGCGGACCGCGCCGAGGGCGACGCGCGCGCGTTCGCCCTGAACCGCGCCATCGAGGCGTACGGCGGGGCGTTCCTGCCGCACGTTCAGGCCGAGTGGGCGCACGCCGCCCGCGAGGAGCACTGCGCCGCGTACGTCCGCGCGCGCCTGGAACGGTCGCTGCTGCACTGCGAGCACCTGCACTGCGACCTGGCCGTGCAGGACCTCACAGCCGCCCTGAAAACGGACCCGTTCATCGGCGAGAACCACCACCAGAAACTCATGACCTGCCTCACGGTCGTGGAGGACAAGTACGCCGCCACCGAACACTACCGGCGCTTCGCGAAGTTCCTGCACGACGACCTGGGCGACACGCCCATGCCGGAAACGCGCGCGCTCGCGGAGCGCGTGAAGACCGGCGAGCACATCTGCGTGCGCGGCGCGTCCGGCGCGCCGGCGCCGGCGCGCGCGCACCGCTGCCCGCTCACGCCGGACGGGCAGTGCCACGGCACGTACGCGCAGCTGCTGCAGCTCCTTTGA
- a CDS encoding FAD-dependent monooxygenase, with protein sequence MNVQIIGAGIGGLAFARALHRRGLNAQVYEAQPHLRSLGGGLLIPPNSARVLERLGIQAVLDTHGVPLRDMQILDHHGRLLYKRDQDAVAAQFGRGLYSVARTALHRALAASLPDGAVQVGHPLTRLEHHFDGVSAFFSTGREVQSDVLIAADGRDSRARQLLFPETHLAPTGQVAYRGMTRLDPFDDWRDSFVEFWGVGRRFTFFRMGDGVTYWHAPLHEGAAGGRALRKSEVLRAYRDFPLQVTELIAATDEAHLTHVSLADLSPMPAWWRGRVALLGDAAHATSPNLGQGAAQALEDADALADLLALEDDFKTAFRQYQAAREGAANTAVAESRQLGEIGQAGGPARWLRNVGLALSPDLARRRLEAFYEQRP encoded by the coding sequence GTGAACGTGCAAATCATCGGCGCAGGCATTGGCGGCCTCGCGTTCGCGCGCGCACTGCACCGCCGCGGCCTGAACGCGCAGGTGTACGAGGCGCAGCCGCACCTGCGCTCCCTGGGTGGCGGCCTGCTGATCCCCCCGAACTCCGCGCGCGTGCTGGAACGCCTCGGCATTCAGGCGGTGCTGGACACGCACGGCGTGCCGCTGCGCGACATGCAGATCCTCGACCACCACGGTCGCCTGCTCTACAAACGCGACCAGGACGCCGTCGCGGCGCAATTCGGGCGTGGACTGTACAGCGTTGCCCGCACGGCCCTGCACCGCGCGCTCGCCGCCAGCCTGCCCGACGGCGCGGTGCAGGTGGGGCACCCGCTCACGCGGCTTGAGCACCACTTCGACGGCGTCTCCGCCTTCTTCAGCACGGGCCGGGAAGTGCAGTCCGACGTGCTGATTGCCGCGGACGGCCGCGACTCCCGCGCGCGGCAGCTGCTGTTCCCCGAAACGCACCTCGCGCCGACCGGACAGGTCGCGTACCGCGGCATGACCCGCCTGGACCCGTTCGATGACTGGCGGGACTCCTTCGTGGAGTTCTGGGGGGTGGGCCGGCGCTTCACGTTCTTCCGCATGGGGGACGGCGTCACGTACTGGCACGCGCCGCTGCACGAGGGCGCGGCCGGGGGGCGCGCCCTGCGCAAGAGTGAAGTGCTGCGCGCGTACCGTGACTTCCCGCTGCAGGTGACCGAACTGATCGCCGCCACGGACGAGGCGCACCTCACGCACGTCAGCCTCGCGGACCTGTCGCCCATGCCGGCGTGGTGGCGGGGCCGCGTGGCCCTGCTCGGCGACGCCGCGCACGCCACCAGCCCGAACCTCGGGCAGGGCGCCGCGCAGGCGCTGGAGGACGCGGACGCGCTGGCGGACCTGCTCGCGCTGGAGGACGACTTCAAAACCGCGTTCCGGCAGTACCAGGCGGCGCGGGAAGGCGCCGCGAACACCGCCGTGGCCGAGTCCCGTCAGCTCGGCGAGATCGGGCAGGCGGGCGGACCGGCACGCTGGCTGCGAAACGTCGGGCTGGCCCTCAGCCCGGACCTGGCACGACGACGCCTCGAAGCGTTCTACGAGCAGCGCCCCTGA
- a CDS encoding TerC family protein: MDALNFLSAPWLGQSVGVWLGFLTLVVVLLAFDLGVLHRKTREIGVRESLLMSGFYILVACAYGAWVWATLGGTAGMAFFTGFAIEKSLALDNIFVISLIFTTLAIPRAAQHRVLFWGILGVIVLRGIMIALGAAIVTQFDWVMLLFGAFLVVTGVRMLFAGDHEADVSENKVLKFLRRRLRVTDELHGQRFFVTKADAARGGQLQRYATPLFLALILVELADLVFAVDSIPAIFAITQEPFIVYTSNIFAILGLRALFFALGALLHRFTYLKYALSLVLVFIGGKVFYTHFFGKMPPVVSLSITLGLLAAGVLFSLWRTRGEPRPESGSPSH; this comes from the coding sequence ATGGACGCCCTCAACTTCCTCAGCGCGCCGTGGCTGGGACAGAGCGTCGGCGTCTGGCTCGGCTTCCTGACGCTCGTCGTCGTCCTGCTCGCGTTCGACCTGGGCGTCCTGCACCGCAAGACCCGCGAGATCGGCGTGCGCGAGAGCCTGCTCATGTCCGGCTTCTACATCCTCGTGGCCTGCGCGTACGGCGCGTGGGTGTGGGCGACGCTGGGCGGCACCGCCGGCATGGCGTTCTTCACGGGCTTCGCCATTGAGAAGTCCCTCGCACTCGACAACATCTTCGTCATCTCGCTGATCTTCACGACCCTCGCCATTCCCCGCGCCGCGCAGCACCGCGTGCTGTTCTGGGGCATTCTCGGCGTTATCGTGCTGCGCGGCATCATGATCGCCCTCGGCGCCGCCATCGTCACGCAGTTCGACTGGGTGATGCTCCTGTTCGGGGCCTTCCTCGTGGTCACGGGCGTGCGCATGCTGTTCGCCGGCGACCACGAAGCGGACGTTTCCGAGAACAAGGTCCTGAAGTTCCTGCGCCGGCGCCTGCGCGTCACCGACGAACTGCACGGCCAGCGCTTCTTCGTGACGAAGGCGGACGCGGCGCGCGGCGGCCAGCTCCAGCGGTACGCCACCCCGCTGTTCCTCGCGCTCATCCTCGTGGAACTCGCGGACCTCGTGTTCGCCGTGGACTCCATTCCCGCGATCTTCGCCATCACGCAGGAGCCGTTCATCGTGTACACCAGCAACATCTTCGCGATTCTGGGTCTGCGCGCGCTGTTCTTCGCGCTCGGCGCGCTCCTGCACCGCTTCACGTACCTGAAGTACGCCCTGTCGCTCGTGCTGGTGTTCATCGGCGGGAAGGTGTTCTACACGCACTTCTTCGGGAAGATGCCGCCGGTGGTGTCCTTGAGCATCACGCTCGGGCTGCTGGCCGCTGGGGTGCTGTTCTCGCTGTGGAGGACGCGCGGCGAACCGCGCCCGGAATCCGGCTCGCCGTCCCACTGA
- a CDS encoding carbohydrate-binding domain-containing protein yields the protein MNRNRSRLAPQLFAATLLGFTLMACSPTADLPAEGAVQLEATQAGIVPTLKPQAVATPNTGGWVINDPDATDGQAVILLGTRDAVRFVLPKNLKTRAYTVSIVGRGEAYQGAPIVELTTDDGVRVGTATLDNATYDRRTFGRATLHAGQTVTLSFLNDAYDGPGKDRNAVVDYLVLNQSHANGSDD from the coding sequence ATGAACCGCAACCGCTCGCGTCTCGCCCCTCAACTGTTCGCCGCTACGCTTCTCGGCTTCACGCTCATGGCGTGCAGCCCCACCGCCGACCTTCCCGCCGAGGGCGCCGTCCAGCTCGAAGCGACCCAGGCGGGCATCGTCCCGACCCTGAAACCGCAGGCCGTCGCCACGCCCAACACCGGCGGGTGGGTCATCAACGACCCGGACGCCACGGACGGTCAGGCCGTCATCCTGCTCGGCACGCGTGACGCCGTACGGTTCGTGCTGCCCAAGAACCTCAAGACCCGCGCGTACACCGTGTCCATCGTCGGTCGCGGCGAAGCGTACCAAGGCGCGCCCATCGTGGAACTCACCACCGACGACGGCGTGCGCGTCGGTACGGCCACGCTGGACAACGCCACCTACGACCGGCGCACGTTCGGGCGGGCCACGCTGCACGCCGGGCAGACCGTGACCCTCTCGTTCCTGAACGACGCGTACGACGGTCCCGGCAAAGACCGCAACGCGGTCGTGGACTACCTCGTCCTGAACCAGAGCCACGCGAACGGCAGCGACGACTGA
- a CDS encoding DEAD/DEAH box helicase: MTDPKRAPRAPRNTAETSHNARRGSRGPARTNANTSAAPAPTPMITATPDTWQTLLGDRTPTPVQAGAIPALLAGRDVITTARTGSGKTLAFLIPAAARGLGVRAVTGMRPEVLIITPTRELAVQIRDVARELGMSAGRITGGITPGQTRSEASGKGVITGTPGRLRDLILRRELNLADIRYIVLDEADELLSLGFLRDVSDILGAAQAQVGARHPQIAMASATFPAAIRKVAEQFMRDPERIDVAPSSATPERNAADADVLSGATGATHLLMNTTREEVMHIAAAKARAALREPGGCVVIFSRTKYLVKRRAEQLGRLLPDELVSPLEGNMDQKKRERTMDALREGRSRVLIATDIAGRGIDLPEVRLVIHMDVAATAEDHVHRSGRTARAGRPGTNLVLLIPEQRGLWQSVRRALPPALHPPLTPEERLIDRDIQEKQGRGSGRGHAPGGTADARPSGQNDGKRGGRSTQSGSGRAAQGGRDAGRAHTARDAGRPGTPSGTGTGGGRVGPQRARRGRR; this comes from the coding sequence ATGACCGACCCCAAACGCGCCCCGCGGGCGCCCCGCAACACGGCTGAAACCTCCCACAACGCCCGCCGCGGCAGCCGCGGCCCCGCCCGCACGAACGCGAACACGTCCGCCGCCCCGGCGCCCACCCCAATGATCACGGCCACGCCCGACACGTGGCAGACGCTGCTCGGCGACCGCACCCCCACGCCCGTGCAGGCCGGCGCGATCCCCGCGCTCCTCGCGGGCCGCGACGTTATCACGACGGCGCGCACCGGCAGTGGCAAGACCCTCGCGTTCCTGATTCCTGCGGCCGCGCGCGGCCTCGGCGTGCGCGCCGTGACCGGCATGCGTCCCGAAGTGCTGATCATCACGCCCACCCGTGAACTCGCCGTGCAGATCCGCGACGTCGCCCGCGAACTCGGCATGAGCGCCGGACGCATCACCGGCGGCATCACGCCCGGCCAGACCCGCAGTGAAGCGAGCGGCAAGGGCGTCATCACCGGCACGCCCGGCCGCCTCCGCGACCTGATCCTCCGCCGCGAACTGAACCTCGCCGACATTCGCTACATCGTCCTCGACGAGGCCGACGAACTGCTGTCCCTCGGGTTCCTCCGCGACGTGAGCGACATCCTCGGCGCCGCGCAGGCGCAGGTGGGCGCCCGCCACCCGCAGATCGCCATGGCGTCCGCGACGTTCCCCGCCGCGATCCGCAAGGTCGCCGAGCAGTTCATGCGCGACCCGGAACGCATCGACGTCGCCCCCAGCAGCGCCACGCCCGAACGCAACGCCGCCGACGCGGACGTGCTGAGCGGCGCGACCGGCGCCACGCACCTCCTCATGAACACCACCCGCGAGGAAGTCATGCACATCGCCGCCGCCAAGGCCCGCGCGGCCCTGCGCGAACCCGGCGGGTGCGTCGTGATCTTCAGCCGCACGAAATACCTCGTGAAGCGCCGCGCCGAACAGCTCGGCCGCCTGCTGCCCGACGAACTCGTCAGCCCCCTCGAAGGGAACATGGACCAGAAGAAACGCGAGCGCACCATGGACGCGCTCCGCGAAGGCCGGTCCCGCGTGCTCATCGCCACCGACATCGCCGGGCGCGGCATCGACCTGCCGGAAGTGCGCCTTGTGATTCACATGGACGTCGCCGCCACCGCCGAGGACCACGTGCACCGCTCCGGCCGCACGGCCCGCGCCGGCCGACCCGGCACGAACCTCGTGCTGCTCATCCCCGAGCAGCGCGGCCTGTGGCAGTCCGTGCGCCGCGCCCTGCCGCCCGCCCTGCACCCGCCCCTCACGCCGGAAGAGCGCCTGATCGACCGCGACATCCAGGAGAAGCAGGGCCGCGGGTCCGGGCGCGGGCACGCGCCCGGCGGTACGGCCGACGCCCGCCCCTCCGGCCAGAACGACGGGAAGCGCGGCGGCCGCAGCACGCAGAGCGGCAGTGGCCGCGCCGCCCAGGGCGGACGCGATGCGGGCCGCGCCCACACCGCGCGTGACGCCGGGCGACCGGGCACCCCGAGCGGCACCGGCACCGGCGGCGGCCGCGTCGGGCCGCAGCGCGCCCGCCGGGGCCGCCGCTAA
- the topA gene encoding type I DNA topoisomerase, whose amino-acid sequence MSTLVIVESPSKAKKIQAYLGAGYTVRASLGHIRDLPASKADIPARYAAEPWARLGIHVQDSFRPLYVISRGKAKVVRELRELARGANRVLLATDPDREGEAIAWHLMVALGLKGSVERMTFHEITREAIQAAARATRPLDYALVGAQEARRTLDRLVGYGVSPTLWTAVGPKLSAGRVQSAALAALAAREHARMAFVPADYWRVTARVGAGRPFTAVVLSVNGQRLATPKDFDAGTGQLAADALLMTPEQADRLVAFLRARDATVTGVERAPYTSRPPAPFTTSTLQQEASKALKFSPKHSMDVAQRLYENGFITYMRTDSPALSDEALQAAREAATALFSEGSVPARPRTYAARGANAQEAHEAIRPAGRSFRAPDDTPLTGDERALYDLIYRRTVASQMTDLTGTRTVMHLKVGAVALGATGRVVHDPGFTRLYQDASEGDGDETQALPDAEVGAVLPVRDAAAEERKTPAPGRFTEASLVRALERAGVGRPSTYASILSTLDARGYTRVVRRQLTVTWVGLLVSAYLAGSFADLVDAGFTASMEADLDRIAGGALTREAYLTRFWSEGLAGTIGRAGRAAPVLTVPRVPGATVTVQDGTPLLRLHGRSAPLPADLVPDDLTPDVAEQVLNGERKAAQRASGGKRARSGGARTSRARSSRKAARPK is encoded by the coding sequence ATGAGCACACTCGTCATCGTGGAGTCGCCGAGCAAGGCCAAGAAAATCCAGGCGTACCTCGGGGCGGGTTACACCGTCCGCGCGAGCCTCGGGCACATCCGGGACCTGCCGGCCAGCAAGGCGGACATTCCCGCGCGGTACGCGGCTGAGCCGTGGGCGCGGCTTGGCATTCACGTGCAGGACAGCTTCCGGCCGTTGTACGTCATCAGCCGTGGGAAGGCGAAGGTCGTGCGGGAACTGCGCGAGCTCGCGCGCGGCGCGAACCGGGTACTACTCGCCACCGACCCGGACCGCGAAGGCGAGGCCATCGCGTGGCACCTGATGGTCGCCCTTGGTCTGAAAGGCAGCGTGGAGCGGATGACGTTCCACGAAATCACCCGTGAGGCGATTCAGGCGGCGGCGCGCGCCACCCGGCCGCTCGATTACGCGCTGGTGGGCGCGCAGGAGGCGCGGCGCACCCTGGACCGCCTCGTCGGGTACGGCGTGAGCCCGACGCTGTGGACGGCGGTCGGGCCGAAACTGTCGGCGGGGCGCGTGCAGTCCGCGGCGCTCGCGGCGCTGGCCGCGCGGGAGCACGCGCGCATGGCGTTCGTGCCCGCCGACTACTGGCGCGTCACCGCCCGCGTCGGGGCGGGGCGGCCCTTCACGGCCGTGGTGCTGAGCGTGAACGGGCAGCGGCTCGCCACGCCGAAGGACTTCGACGCGGGCACCGGGCAGCTCGCTGCGGACGCCCTGCTGATGACGCCCGAACAGGCCGATCGCCTCGTGGCGTTCCTGCGCGCGCGTGACGCCACCGTGACCGGCGTGGAACGCGCCCCGTACACGTCCCGGCCGCCCGCGCCGTTCACGACGTCCACGTTGCAGCAGGAGGCCAGCAAGGCCCTGAAGTTCAGCCCGAAACACAGCATGGACGTCGCGCAGCGCCTTTATGAGAACGGGTTCATCACGTACATGCGCACGGACAGCCCAGCCCTGAGTGACGAGGCGCTGCAGGCCGCGCGCGAGGCCGCCACGGCGTTGTTCAGTGAGGGCAGCGTGCCCGCGCGGCCGCGCACGTACGCGGCGCGCGGCGCGAACGCGCAGGAGGCGCACGAGGCGATCCGCCCGGCCGGGCGAAGTTTCCGCGCGCCGGACGACACGCCCCTCACCGGCGATGAACGCGCGCTGTACGACCTGATCTACCGCCGCACCGTCGCGTCGCAGATGACGGACCTCACGGGCACGCGCACGGTCATGCACCTGAAGGTCGGCGCGGTGGCGCTCGGCGCGACCGGCCGGGTCGTGCACGACCCGGGCTTCACGCGCCTGTACCAGGACGCGAGCGAAGGGGACGGTGACGAGACGCAGGCCCTGCCAGACGCGGAGGTCGGCGCGGTCCTGCCGGTCCGGGACGCCGCCGCCGAGGAACGCAAGACGCCCGCGCCGGGCCGGTTCACGGAGGCGTCGCTGGTGCGCGCGCTGGAGCGGGCGGGCGTGGGCCGCCCGAGCACGTACGCGTCCATTCTGAGCACCCTCGACGCGCGCGGGTACACGCGCGTCGTGCGGCGGCAGCTGACGGTCACGTGGGTGGGGCTGCTGGTGAGCGCGTACCTCGCGGGGTCGTTTGCGGACCTGGTGGACGCGGGCTTCACGGCGAGCATGGAGGCGGACCTGGACCGCATCGCCGGTGGAGCCCTCACGCGCGAGGCGTACCTCACGCGCTTCTGGTCAGAGGGCCTGGCGGGCACCATCGGGCGGGCGGGGCGGGCCGCGCCGGTCCTGACGGTGCCGCGCGTGCCCGGCGCGACCGTGACCGTGCAGGACGGCACGCCCCTCCTGCGTCTGCATGGGCGCAGCGCACCCCTCCCGGCGGACCTCGTCCCGGATGACCTGACGCCCGACGTGGCCGAGCAGGTGCTGAACGGAGAGCGGAAGGCCGCGCAGCGCGCGTCGGGCGGGAAACGGGCCCGTTCCGGCGGCGCGCGCACCTCCCGCGCCCGGTCGTCCCGCAAGGCCGCGCGGCCGAAATAA
- a CDS encoding universal stress protein has protein sequence MFRHILVPVDDALTSAQAAQYAFTLTRALGGQATLLRLLENPSPAAHERASAQLSALAREARRPPRQVILPLHDHDAVQAITAYAQGQQVDLIVLGVTGEGGLTDEAVGRLATTLARTSGVPVHLAAVTRAGRPAGSNAWRRAVTRNPPPPDR, from the coding sequence ATGTTCCGGCACATTCTTGTTCCCGTGGATGATGCGCTCACCAGCGCGCAGGCCGCGCAGTACGCGTTCACGCTCACGCGCGCCCTCGGAGGGCAGGCGACGCTCCTGCGGCTCCTCGAAAACCCCTCGCCCGCAGCGCACGAACGGGCGAGCGCGCAGCTGAGCGCGCTCGCCCGCGAAGCGCGCCGCCCACCCCGGCAGGTGATCCTGCCCCTGCATGACCACGACGCCGTGCAGGCCATCACCGCCTACGCGCAGGGGCAGCAGGTGGACCTGATCGTGCTGGGCGTCACGGGGGAGGGCGGCCTGACCGACGAGGCGGTCGGCCGCCTGGCGACCACGCTGGCACGCACCAGCGGCGTCCCGGTGCACCTCGCGGCCGTCACGCGCGCAGGCCGCCCGGCCGGGTCGAACGCCTGGCGCCGCGCGGTCACGCGGAACCCACCCCCGCCTGACCGGTAA
- a CDS encoding alpha/beta fold hydrolase: MTPDHHHAILNGVRLHYVSAGTPGAPLIVLLHGFPEFWYAWRHQLAPLARAGYRVVAPDLRGYNASEKPPGVRAYRLSELVADVAALIQHEGASRAVMVGHDWGGVIAWAFAMRRPELTERLVVLNAPHPRAYRRELKRRPEQRRRSAYVAYFQLPWLPEQTLRFALPRLFRRTATPGAFTDEDLRAYREAFAQPGALSATINYYRALLRHPSESRAAVIEAPTLLIWGEQDVALVPQLTEDLGEWVPDLRVARLPHATHWVQHDDPLRVTQLILAFLHPDDPGFPPGL, encoded by the coding sequence ATGACGCCCGACCATCATCACGCGATCCTGAACGGCGTTCGCCTGCATTACGTGTCCGCGGGTACGCCCGGCGCGCCCCTGATCGTGTTGCTGCACGGCTTCCCGGAGTTCTGGTACGCGTGGCGGCATCAACTGGCGCCACTTGCGCGCGCCGGGTACCGCGTGGTCGCGCCGGACCTGCGAGGGTACAACGCGTCCGAGAAGCCGCCCGGCGTGCGCGCGTACCGCCTGAGCGAACTCGTCGCCGATGTGGCCGCCCTGATCCAGCATGAGGGCGCGTCGCGCGCGGTCATGGTCGGACACGACTGGGGCGGCGTGATCGCCTGGGCGTTTGCCATGCGCCGCCCGGAGCTGACCGAACGGCTCGTCGTGCTGAACGCCCCGCACCCGCGCGCGTACCGCCGTGAACTGAAGCGCCGCCCGGAGCAGCGCCGGCGCAGCGCGTACGTCGCGTACTTCCAGCTGCCGTGGCTGCCGGAGCAGACGCTCCGCTTCGCGTTGCCGCGCCTGTTCCGCCGGACCGCCACGCCGGGCGCGTTCACCGACGAGGACCTCCGGGCGTACCGTGAGGCGTTCGCGCAGCCGGGCGCGCTCAGCGCCACCATCAACTACTACCGCGCGCTGCTGCGGCACCCGTCCGAGTCGCGCGCGGCCGTCATTGAGGCGCCGACGCTGCTGATCTGGGGCGAGCAGGACGTGGCGCTCGTGCCGCAACTCACTGAGGACCTCGGGGAGTGGGTGCCGGACCTGCGGGTCGCGCGGCTGCCGCACGCCACGCACTGGGTGCAACACGACGACCCGCTGCGCGTCACGCAGCTCATCCTCGCGTTCCTGCACCCGGATGATCCCGGGTTCCCACCGGGATTGTGA